The nucleotide window TTTGGGTTATGATACCTATAGTAATATAGTAAGTCGTAATTTTGATTCCAGTAAGCTTGCCCAAACAATCATTAATCGTGCGCCATTCGGCGTTGTTACTGAAGAAAAAGCACCAGTTCCTACAATTGCCGAACAGATAAAAGTAGTTGGGGTTTATGCAGCAGGACTGAATAACAGTGTAGCATTTATTACAGTTAGCGGCAAAAACTCCATTGCAGTAATTGGGGATACTGTTCTTGATGCAAAAGTTAAAGCAATTACTCCCGATGGAGTAATTTTCTTGTCCGGCAAACAAGATGTTACCATCAATCTTTCTTCATCAAATGCTACGCCAAACACTAATAACACTTCAAACAATAACCACCAAAACTCCGGTAGTGCAGGCTATATTCCAAGTACAGCACCAAATAATAGCAGTAATCAAGATGCGCAGAATCACAGCAGTACTAACCAGCCAGCAAATAATAACGAAAATAATGCAGCCCAAGGAAGTGATAATGATTCAATTGCTGATAAGCGTAGAAAAATGATTGAAGCTTTCCAGAAGCAGAATGCTGGTGGAAATGGTAATGACAACAATAACAATGGACAACAACAAAATTAATTAGGGATGTTTATGAATTTGAAACTAAAACAGCTAGGTGTAATATTATGTGGAGTATCAATGTTGGGACAAGCTGTAGCTGCTCCTACTAGCACATCAACGCCCAACAACTCAGCTTCTTCTAAGACGAATACTGCAACTAACTCGACTAGTACCAATAATAGCTCAGGAACATCAGAAGATAAAGTTGTCCTTAATTTTGAAAATGCTGATATTCAAACCGTTATAAAAGCAATTAGCAAACTATCTGGCAAAAACTTTGTTATTGATCCACGTGTAAAAGGTACCGTTAACATAGTATCTGAAAAACCAATCTCCAAAGCTGAAAGTTATAAGGTTCTTGAATCAGCACTCAGAATGCAGGGCTTTGCAACGGTGGAAGCTGATGGTGTAATCAAGGTACTACCAGAAACAGATGCTCGTACTTATGGTATGCGAACTGAGACTCAGAGCAATAAGCGTAATCCAGGTGATCAGCTAGTCACTAAAATATTTATCATAGACAATGGCTCAGCAACCCAGCTAGCTAATGCATTACGCCCAATGATATCGCCAAATAATGCAATTTCAGTCTATCCAAACAGTAATGCGTTGGTCGTAACTGACTACTCTTCAAACATGGCAAGAATAACAAAAATCATTACTGACTTAAACACCACAAAAGCTAAGAAAGTTGCTCCCGCAATTGTAAAGCTTAAATATGCTTACGCCTCAGATGTTGCCCAAACCTTGCAAAGCTATGCCGGAGGAGGTAGTATGGGTTCTGGAAGTGGCGGCGGAGCCGCTGGTGGTGCTAATGATGGACCAACCACAACTATTACTGTTGACCCGGCTAGTAACTCAGTTATCATTAACTCTAATGTTGCGGCAAAAGTCGAAGAACTCCGAGCATTAGCATTAAGCCTTGATAAAGACACCAGTTCCAGCAATAACAATCTCCATGTGGTATACCTTCGTAATGCAGATGCAGCCCATGTAGCTGAAGTTTTAAAAACAATTGTAAGTGGTCAAGACAACCCAGACATGACAGCGTCTGCTGCCAGTCGAGCACTTTCAGATACCAGCTCAGTCTTCCAGAGTAGTGGTGGCAGTAGTGGTTCAAGTGGAGGTAGCACTTTTGGTGGTGGTTCTAGCGGTGGTAGTAAACCTCCAACTTCAGCAAATCGCGGTAGCTCAAATAGCACATCACCAAATAATGATAAAAATGCACCAAAAATTCTGGTACAGGCTGAACCTTCTACCAATTCGTTAATTATTCAAGCACCAGACGCAGTTTATCGTAATATGCGTGCAATAATTGATATGTTGGATGTACGCCGGGTACAAGTAATGATTGAAGCTCTGATTGCCGATGTATCAACTAATGACACTGGTACTTTTGGTATTCAGTGGTTAGGTGGAGCTGGTAATAATAATGTTGGTGGTTTAGTTCTTTCTAATTATGCAGGGAATGGAAACAGTGTTAGTAGCCTAGCACAGACAGCTATTGCTGCCGCTGGTGTTGCTAATGGTGGAACGAGTGGAGCTGCTGCTGCAGGCTCTGGGCTAAGTGTACCGGGTGAGGTTTATGTCGGATTAGTTACAGGTACAACTACGATTGGTGGGCAAACAGTGCCTGGAATTTCAGCCCTTGCTGATATGCTGGCTTCGAATAATGCCGGTAATATCTTGGGACGTCCGACCTTATTAACATTAGATAACGAAGAAGCATCAATATTTGTTGGACAAAATATTGGTATTCCAACTGGTTCATTTCAAAACACTGGTAATGCAGCTGGAAATATCGTAAGTCAGGTAAACCGCCAAGATGTGGGGACTGTGTTACGCCTAAAACCACTGGTTACTCAAAGTGGTATTATTCAAATGGCTGTCTACCAAGAGGATTCAATTGTTGACACTGCATCACAAAGCCAAGCCGACCTACAGGCAAATGGTCCAAATATCAACAAGCGTAATTTAAAAACTCAGATCTTGGTAAACGATGGGCAAATTATTGCTCTCGGTGGAATGACGCAAGATGTAATAAGCCTGCAAAGTGCGGGGATTCCATTATTAAGTTCAATTCCTTACTTAGGTTGGTTATTTAGTTGGCAAAGTCGTACACATACCAAGCAAAATCTGGTAATTTTCCTCCGTCCAGTAATTATCCGTAATGAAGAAGGAATGAAAGCTCTTACTAATCAGCGTTACCGCTATATCATGCAACAACAAAATGCTATTAAGGCTACAGGAAATGCCTTATTACCAAATGTTGATGCAGTAAATATTGAAAATCAGGTTCCTTATGATAATAAAGTACCTCCTCAGCCATCGTCAGTACCAGCTACACCTATTTTGGATGTAACTAAAGGTCCAAATAACGTATCAGTAGTAAATTCTTCTCCTGGTCAAACACCAATAGTGGTACAAAACTCAACAACTAGTGCTAGGAATGCATCTACAAATAATAGCAATACTTCTAATGGGCAAACAAAAGTTATTCAAACCGCACCTAATAGTATAACTATCACTAATAACAATAATTAATAAGATTGCAGCAGGCGTAGGCTTATGGAAAATATAAAATTCTCACCCAATAAATACTCAAGGCGGCTACCATATACCTATGCCAGAGCCAATAAAGTCTGTATTTATGCTGCTGACGATGAATATGTACAGATTGCAACTACCGCTAGTTTGAATCCTTTAGTTGTAACCGAGATAAAACGTAAGGTACAACAGCCAATTCAGATTCACAAAATTGAAGAAAAGCTTTTTGATGCAATCTTAGCTGAAGCTTACTCTAGCGGTAATGCAGCGGCAGTAGTTGATGATATTCAAGATGATATCGATATTTCTGACTTAATGCAAAATCTGCAAAAAACTGAAGATTTATTAGAATCAGAAAATGATGCACCAGTAATTAAAATCATCAACGCTTTTTTAACTCAGGCGGTAAAGGAAGATGCATCGGATGTGCACCTTGATGCCTACGAACGTAATTCACTAGTAAGATTTCGCCGCGATGGCGTGTTACATAAAGTAATTGATGTTAATCCCGGGTTACATGCGGCATTAGTTTCGCGGATTAAAATTATGGCACAGCTAGATATTGCCGAAAAGCGCTTGCCACAGGATGGACGTATTGCGCTAAGGCTAGCTGGACGCGAGGTTGATTTACGGGTTTCAACCATTCCAACTGGGCATGGTGAACGGATTGTAATGCGGTTACTTGACAAAAATAAAGAGCGCTTACAACTAGAAAGTCTGGGTATGGCAGAGGATACACGTAGTAGAATAGATAGCCTAATTAGCCGCCCACATGGGATATTCCTTGTTACAGGTCCAACTGGTTCGGGTAAATCAACTACCCTTTATGCTGCCCTCGCCCGGATTGACTCTAATGCATTAAATATCATGACGGTAGAAGATCCCGTAGAGTATGATATTCCAGGAATCAGCCAGACTCAAGTAAATGCTAAAATTGATATGACTTTTGCCCGTGCACTACGTTCAATTCTCCGTCAAGATCCGGATGTGGTAATGATTGGGGAGATTCGTGATCTAGAAACAGCACAAATTGCGGTACAATCAAGCTTAACCGGACACTTAGTACTGGCAACACTCCATACTAACTCTGCTGCGTCAACGATTACTAGGATGATAGATATGGGTGTTGAATCATTCCTATTATCTTCAACAGTAATTGGGATTCTAGCTCAACGTCTAATTCGTTTACTTTGCCCTAAGTGCAAAACTGAAAATCTAGCATTAGATAGCGCTATGCGTGCAGAATTTGGCATTCCTGAGGATGTAACAATCTATAAGCCTGTGGGTTGTGAACATTGTAGCGGTACTGGCTATAAAGGTCGTAATGGTATCCACGAATTACTAGTAATTGATGAAGAAGTTCAGCGTCTAATTCATAATGATGCGGGTGAAACAGAAATCGAAAAATACGCAATAAATAAACTTGGGATGCGAACTTTACGGATGGACGCCCTTCGTTGGGTAATGGATGGAAAAACTTCGCTTGAAGAAGTTATCACTTTAACTAAAGAATAAACATGCAATCATTTAGCTATAAAGCAGTTGATAAGTCGGGTAAAGAAAAAGCCGGGGTTATACAGGCGGAAAGCCCCAAACAGGCTAGACAATTACTACGTAATCAAGGACTAATTACAACGCATCTTGAATCTGAACAAGAACGTAAATCCAAGAAAGCGGTTGGAATATCGTTTAAAAAACCAATTTCTTCGCTAGAACTATCATTAATCACTAGGCAATTTTCAATCCTGTTAAATTCTGGTTTATCAGTTGAACAATCATTATCGGCATTATCTGATCAGCTTGAGAGTCAGGAACAAAAGGCAATTATGAGCGGTGTCAGAAGTGAAGTTTTAGGTGGACGTTCATTAGCAGCTTCGCTAAAGATGTATCCAAAAGTATTCCCGGCTGTATATTGTAGCCTAGTAAATGCAGGTGAACAATCAGGTAGTTTAGCTAAAGTTATGACCAAATTAGCTGATTATAGTGATAAAACGCGTGAATTAACCAGTAAAATTATGATGGCATTACTCTATCCACTAGTAGTAACAGTCGTTGCAACTTTAGTAATTATTGCCCTACTGGTATTTGTAGTTCCACAAGTTGTAAAAGTATTTGAAGCATCCAAGCAGACCCTGCCATTAATTACAAGAGGAATGATTGCAACCAGTAATGGCTTACGCAACTACGGGATCTACATGCTAATTGTAATTCTCATATTTGGTTTCAGTTTTGCCAGATCACTAAAGAAAAAAGAAAACCGCATAAAATTTCACCGTAAACTATTGACCCTACCAATTGCAGGTAAGCTATTAGTCAATATTGATTTGGCACGATTTACGAATACACTTTCCATGCTATTATCTAGTGGCGTGCCTATGCTACAGGCTTTGGAAGCGAGTCGCGATACATTGAGTAACTTCATGCTAAAAACATCTATCGATAAAGCAATTAGTATGGTGCGCGAAGGTATTGGTCTTGCCGTTGCATTAAAAGCACAGAATGCCTTCCCCCAGTTGTAATTCATCTGATCTCAAGTGGTGAGAAGTCAGGTAATCTTGATCACTTACTGGCTCAGGCAGGTAGTCACCAAGAGCTTGAATTATCTCATCGTAGCCAGTTATTGACAGGTATTCTTGAACCTGCGTTGATTGTATTCATGGGTGCAGTAGTAATGCTGATCGTAATAGGTATTATGCTACCAATTCTAAATATGAATAAAATGGTTATGTAATAGGAAAACCGGTTAATATTGAAGATTTAATACAACAAATGTTAATTATATTTAACTCACATTAATCTCATATGACGCCCCTCTAGTTCCAAAGATATATTTAATTGATAGGCTTTATAAGTCTATCAATTTTATTTTTTAAGTAAGCTCCTGCTAAAAACATAGTTATTCTTACTATAATTTTAAAAAACTGTCTGTTGATTTAAATAAAAAGCTTGTCTTATTTAAATTTGAACTACTTTTAATATTCGATAAAGTTTACCCCTATTTTTTTCGGTTGCCATTATAGATGATTATGCAATACACTAACTAATTTGCGGCTCTTCTATCTCTTATAAAAAGGTTAGTAGCAAATCTTAATTTCCTAATAAAGCAGGACTCATGAAGAAATCAGAAATAACTTTCAGAAAAAAATTACTCCTAGCCCTTAGTATGGTAATTAGTTATGGTATGGCAGATGATATTTACCAGTATGAAGATGATGAAAGCGCCGTAATCAAGTCAGGAAGCAAATACCGTAGTTCTGATGATTATTTTGATAATGATGCAAGCATACAGCTACAGGAAGCAGAAATTAAGGCTCTAAAAAATGCTTTTATTTCTCCATATAATCACTTGCAAGATCCAATTGATTTAAACATGGGGTTAGCAGATACTAGAACAGAATCAAAAGAAACTTTTCATTTGGGAACAAGTGTCATAGGTAATATCAACTCTCCGACTCAAGGTCAAAATAGAGCTTATAATACTGATATCTTCCAGATCTGGGGCAATCCAGTAGAGTTGGCGGGTTTGCACTTGGAGCTGGCGGAACTGCCGTATTAAACATGAATCAAACAGGGCAACCAAATACTTTTGGTACTACTTCGGTATTTACCCTATCACAAGCATATATTGATTATCAGTATAGTAATAAACTAGAAATTACTGGCGGGGCTATTTTATTAACTACACCATGGGTAAATAGCTTCGGCTCAAACCCTGGGGCAACCTATGCTATGGGTAATAATCCATATCAAGGCGTTATTGCAAGCATTCAGGCACTTCCAAGTTTACTACTTACAGGATTCTATGCTTGGAATTATATGCAGTATCCAAATAACTGGTTTAACCAGCAGACATACTATAATACCATGGGTGGACCATTAGCCGGAATTGGCTCCAGCCCAACTAATGGACCTGCCGGTCTGGGAATGATCTGGAACCCAGTTGATAGCTATTCTGGACAATTATGGTTTTATAATTTTGATAATTACGCCCAGATGGTATATTTTGATAATTCCTATCATATTGGATTATCATCCTTATTCAGTATTGATATTAGCGGGCAAGGATTTATGCAGTCATCATCAGCGTCTGGACTAACAAATCAGGTAAGCCTGCCTGGAGAAACTTCACCCGCGGGAGTTGTCGCAAGTAATGGTGTTGGAGGTAAATTTGCACTAAATA belongs to Aquella oligotrophica and includes:
- the gspD gene encoding type II secretion system secretin GspD; translated protein: MNLKLKQLGVILCGVSMLGQAVAAPTSTSTPNNSASSKTNTATNSTSTNNSSGTSEDKVVLNFENADIQTVIKAISKLSGKNFVIDPRVKGTVNIVSEKPISKAESYKVLESALRMQGFATVEADGVIKVLPETDARTYGMRTETQSNKRNPGDQLVTKIFIIDNGSATQLANALRPMISPNNAISVYPNSNALVVTDYSSNMARITKIITDLNTTKAKKVAPAIVKLKYAYASDVAQTLQSYAGGGSMGSGSGGGAAGGANDGPTTTITVDPASNSVIINSNVAAKVEELRALALSLDKDTSSSNNNLHVVYLRNADAAHVAEVLKTIVSGQDNPDMTASAASRALSDTSSVFQSSGGSSGSSGGSTFGGGSSGGSKPPTSANRGSSNSTSPNNDKNAPKILVQAEPSTNSLIIQAPDAVYRNMRAIIDMLDVRRVQVMIEALIADVSTNDTGTFGIQWLGGAGNNNVGGLVLSNYAGNGNSVSSLAQTAIAAAGVANGGTSGAAAAGSGLSVPGEVYVGLVTGTTTIGGQTVPGISALADMLASNNAGNILGRPTLLTLDNEEASIFVGQNIGIPTGSFQNTGNAAGNIVSQVNRQDVGTVLRLKPLVTQSGIIQMAVYQEDSIVDTASQSQADLQANGPNINKRNLKTQILVNDGQIIALGGMTQDVISLQSAGIPLLSSIPYLGWLFSWQSRTHTKQNLVIFLRPVIIRNEEGMKALTNQRYRYIMQQQNAIKATGNALLPNVDAVNIENQVPYDNKVPPQPSSVPATPILDVTKGPNNVSVVNSSPGQTPIVVQNSTTSARNASTNNSNTSNGQTKVIQTAPNSITITNNNN
- the gspE gene encoding type II secretion system ATPase GspE, with the protein product MENIKFSPNKYSRRLPYTYARANKVCIYAADDEYVQIATTASLNPLVVTEIKRKVQQPIQIHKIEEKLFDAILAEAYSSGNAAAVVDDIQDDIDISDLMQNLQKTEDLLESENDAPVIKIINAFLTQAVKEDASDVHLDAYERNSLVRFRRDGVLHKVIDVNPGLHAALVSRIKIMAQLDIAEKRLPQDGRIALRLAGREVDLRVSTIPTGHGERIVMRLLDKNKERLQLESLGMAEDTRSRIDSLISRPHGIFLVTGPTGSGKSTTLYAALARIDSNALNIMTVEDPVEYDIPGISQTQVNAKIDMTFARALRSILRQDPDVVMIGEIRDLETAQIAVQSSLTGHLVLATLHTNSAASTITRMIDMGVESFLLSSTVIGILAQRLIRLLCPKCKTENLALDSAMRAEFGIPEDVTIYKPVGCEHCSGTGYKGRNGIHELLVIDEEVQRLIHNDAGETEIEKYAINKLGMRTLRMDALRWVMDGKTSLEEVITLTKE